The Arachis hypogaea cultivar Tifrunner chromosome 16, arahy.Tifrunner.gnm2.J5K5, whole genome shotgun sequence genome contains a region encoding:
- the LOC140180153 gene encoding uncharacterized protein, with protein sequence MDYMNRVFRPFLDKFVVGFIDDILVYSKTVKKHEEHLRIVLQILKERKLYANLSKCEFWKEEVKFLGHVVSKGVIAVDPSKVEAVMEWERPTTVIEANVVADALRRKSLTVAWMGIKEEELVDKFAELKLDIGEAEGQACLNQLCISSTFKSEIQKTQQDEQELQKMFQPIGKKRHREFTKDDEGLWRYKGRICVPDVGSLRQELLSEALNSGFSIHPGSTKMYYDLKKMFWWPGMKDDVAIYVSKCLTEERTFA encoded by the exons atggattacatgaacagagtattTCGTCCTTTTTTGGATAAATTTGTGGTGGGGTTCATAGATGACATCCTGGTTTACTCTAAAACGGTGAaaaagcatgaagagcacttgAGAATTGTGTTGCAAATCCTGAAGGAGCGGAAATTGTATGCTAATTTGTCCAAATGTGAGTTCTGGAAAGAAGAAGTGAAGTTCttaggtcacgtggtgagtaaaggTGTAATAGCTGTAGATCCTTCAAAAGTAGAggcggtgatggaatgggaaagaccgaCGACAGTAATAGAG GCTAATGTAGTAGCAGACGCTTTGAGAAGAAAGTCTTTGACTGTTGCATGGATGGGGATCAAAGAAGAGGAGTTAGTAGATAAATTTGCAGAACTCAAGCTGGATATTGGTGAAGCTGAAGGACAAGCCTGTTTGAACCAATTATGCATTTCAAGTACTTTTAAGTCAGAAATTCAGAAGACTCAGCAAGATGAACAAGAACTTCAGAAGATGTTTCAACCGATTGGTAAGAAGAGGCATAGAGAGTTTACTAAAGATGATGAAGGGTTGTGGAGGTATAAGGGGAGAATTTGTGTGCCAGATGTTGGAAGTTTGAGACAAGAGTTGTTGTCAGAAGCTCTCAACAGCGGGTTTTCTATTCATCCAGGAAGTACGAAGATGTACTATGACCTAAagaagatgttttggtggcctGGGATGAAGGATGATGTAGCTATATATGTATCTAAGTGTCTgactgaagagagaacttttgcgtga